The following coding sequences lie in one Oryza brachyantha chromosome 10, ObraRS2, whole genome shotgun sequence genomic window:
- the LOC102722806 gene encoding tetratricopeptide repeat protein 1: MVVIEQEAEAEETTARPSSSVEAEAGEVASAGAAGGEAARPEEDEEAFEDALTDEQLREKARSQANDAKAEGNKFFGAAEYESALSQYEIALQIAAELESAEDIRSACHSNRAVCFLKLGKYDETIKECTKALELNPSYLKALLRRGEAHEKLEHYDEAIADMKKVIELEPSNEQAKRSLFRLEPLAAEKREKMKEEMIGKLKDLGNSVLGRFGMSVDNFKAVKDPNTGSYSISFQQ; this comes from the exons ATGGTGGTGATCGAgcaggaggcggaggccgaggagacgacggcgcggccctcgtcgtcggtggaggcggaggccgggGAGGTGGCGAGCGCGGGTGCGgccggaggggaggcggcgaggccggaggaagacgaggaggcCTTCGAGGACGCGCTGACCGACGAGCAGCTCCGGGAG AAAGCTAGAAGCCAAGCAAATGATGCAAAGGCAGAAGGGAACAAGTTTTTTGGTGCTGCAGAATATGAGAGTGCATTGTCACAATATGAGATAGCTTTGCAAATTGCTGCTGAGCTGGAATCTGCTGAAGATATACGCTCCGCATGTCATTCAAATCGTGCTGTATGCTTCTTGAAGTTG GGCAAATATGATGAAACAATCAAAGAATGCACCAAAGCACTTGAGCTGAATCCTTCATACTTAAAAGCCTTGCTCCGGAGGGGAGAAGCACATGAAAAGCTTGAACACTATGATGAAGCTATTGCTG ATATGAAAAAAGTTATTGAGTTGGAACCTTCAAATGAACAAGCTAAGAGATCACTGTTCCGACTTGAACCACTGGCAGCtgagaaaagggaaaaaatgaaGGAAGAGATGATTG GAAAGCTAAAAGATTTGGGTAACTCTGTGCTTGGGCGCTTTGGGATGAGCGTTGACAACTTCAAAGCTGTTAAAGATCCAAACACAGGCTCGTACTCCATTTCGTTCCAGCAGTGA
- the LOC102703717 gene encoding thioredoxin-like protein YLS8 translates to MSYLLPHLHSGWAVDQAILAEEERLVIIRFGHDWDETCMQMDEVLAAVAETIKNFAVIYLVDITEVPDFNTMYELYDPSTVMFFFRNKHIMIDLGTGNNNKINWALKDKQEFIDIVETVYRGARKGRGLVIAPKDYSTKYRY, encoded by the exons atGTCGTACCTGCTGCCGCATCTGCACTCGGGGTGGGCGGTGGACCAGGCCATCctcgcggaggaggagcgccTCGTCATCATCCGCTTCGGCCACGACTGGGACGAGACGTGCATGCAG ATGGATGAAGTTCTTGCAGCAGTTGCTGAGACCATAAAGAACTTTGCGGTCATCTACCTTGTCGACATCACCGAGGTTCCAGATTTCAACACCATGTACGAGCTGTATGATCCATCGACTGTGATGTTCTTCTTCCGCAACAAGCATATCATGATCGATCTGGGGACAGGAAACAATAACAAGATCAACTGGGCCTTGAAGGACAAGCAGGAGTTCATTGACATTGTGGAGACTGTCTATCGAGGTGCTCGCAAAGGCCGTGGTCTGGTGATCGCTCCCAAGGACTACTCCACTAAGTACCGGTACTAA